Genomic window (Chelmon rostratus isolate fCheRos1 chromosome 15, fCheRos1.pri, whole genome shotgun sequence):
TCGGCAAGAAGTCGAACCGTGGCGGGCGGCGTTCGTCCCAGGCCGTGTGAGTCCGCTGCTTTTAAACTGAACGTAGAAACAACAGGAGGATATGACCAGTATCTGATGTCCTGACATCAGTCCTTTCAAATCCAGACCAGGATCCAGCACCTTGTCTCTGAGTTCAGTGGACAGTGGAGATGATCACGAGGACGTGGTTCAGACTTTTGGAGCCTGATCCATGTCCTCCTGACAGGAGTCGACCCTCTTTTTAGTCCGGGCTCGTCGTGTCGTCTCGGCTGGTCCTTCTCTCCGTCTGTGTCACGTTCACTGTCCTCCATGTTCGCTTGTGTTGCCTTCATGTGGATTTCCCGCCTTGTGCCGTTTGCAAAGCGTCATCCACGTGACAGACTGTTGCCGTAGCGACTGTGATTAGCGACACGATGAAGTAGACGACGCAGTGTTCTGAGAAACAGACATGACGACGCTGTGACTCTTCATCACAGCACCTGACACATGTGACCgaatcacttcctgtctttgacTGAccgactgtctgtctgactgaccgactgtctgtctgactgcccgtccgtctgtctgactgcccgtccgtctgtctgacaGGGCCGATGAGGAGAATGAGTCTTCGtccagtgaggaggaggaggaggacaggaggaggctgaATGATGAGCTGCTGGGAAAAGTCTGTAGCATTGAGAATGAGGAGGAACCAGGCAACTGGTACCTGGccctggtaaacacacacacacacacacacacacacacacacacacacacacacacacacttcacacagagACTTCACACGCGTTTCAggtgatctgattggctgatcagAATGATCAGACTGTTTCCTCCAGTTCATTGATTATCTGTTGTCTGCCTgtccgtccctctgtctgtctgtctctctgtccgtccctctgtctgtctgtccctctgtccgtcCTCTGTCCGTCCCTCCGTCCTGCAGGTGGTGTCTCCCAGCTGTAACGACGAGCTGCTGGTGAAGAAGGATCAGTGTCTGGTCAGAACCTTCAGTGACTCAAAGTTGTGAGTTCActctgatgttttttctgttcttaTTGATCTTTGATCAGAAACCGATCAGCTGTGTCTCATCctaccacttcctgtttcctgtcgtCCTGCAGCTACACGGTGGCGAGGAGACACGTCCACGTGGTCGGCTCCATCGGCACCGCCAAGTCTGAGTTCTCCAACAGGAGAGGTGACGCACTACagctcccacaatgcacctggCTCACTGACTCACCTGTCAGAGCTCAGTGCTGACTCttcttctgcatttttctgtttctcatacaaccttcctcctcctcctcctcccaggtTTTGAAGCAGCCCTGATGTTCCTGAGGAGCAGGGAGGTTCCAGATGTCTGGAAGATGGACATGAGTCAGATCCTGGACTCGTCctccagtgatgatgatgaggacgacgaagaggagaaggagagcgacgaggacgaggaggacgaagacgagaagaagaagaagaaacacataAAGGAGGAGGTGAGCGTGACGTGAAAGCAGGTGAGAGCGATGCCCCTGGGGTGTCTGAGACTgacgtgtctctgtgtgtgtctgtccagccggaggaggagctggacccagaggagagagaccacttcctgcagcagctctacAAGTTCATGGAAGACCGAGGTGAGACTGTCCCGCTGACCCCCCCCCTGtcactgaagcagctgctgctggtgtatCAGGGCTGGGCTGGTTTCACTGAACAAACAATGGATGGTTTATGGGAGTGGGGGTCTTGAGGGGCCCTCACCTCAGGTTGATCCAGTCTGTAATTTCCAGGCTGTGTGAAGGAAGCTCAAACCCCGCCTctttcacacctccacacacctggaGTTGAGATGAGAGATGGTTTGTTCTgacgtgtctgtctgtctggccatCAGGGACCCCCATCAACAAGCCCCCAGTGTTGGGTTATAAGGACCTGAACCTCTTCAAGCTCTTCAGACTGGTCTATCACCTGGGGGGCTGCCACAAGGTGAgggttgtctgtctgtgtgactgtctgtctgttcctgGTGGACATCGCTGTCGATCATGATCTGAGCTCGTGGAtcatgtgatgatgatgatgctcgGGGGTTTGTCTCCTCCTCGAGACATGTGACACTGTTCTTCTCTATGTGTTGTAGATCGAGTCTGGGACCGTGTGGAAGCAGGTCTACATGGATCTGGGGATCCCTGTCCTCAACTCTGCTGCATCTTATAACGTCAAGACGGCCTACAGGAAGTAAGAGAACACCCCCGAACAGCACACCTTCACCTGGTTTCTAATCTGAAGGAAAGAAGATCCAGATCCAACATGAGGGGTCTGGATCAGAGCTGGACTGATGTGTCAGCTGATCTGTGAtcagaaatgtcttttaaagTCCTGAGCGTCCTGTAAACAGCTCAGGTGTACCTGAGGACGACTAAAGCAGCAGCCGTCACCTGTGGAGGCTCGTGATGTGGCTGCGACGTAGTTCATCGGGTGTAGCAGGAAGTAGATCTCGTGTGTGACTGGTCAAACAGCGAATCAGTCCACTTCCTGACTGTAtccatttcccatcagccccctGGGTTGCTAACCGTGCTCTTTGTGTCGTCAGGTACCTGTACGGCTTTGAAGAGTACTGCCGCTCTGCCTCCATCACCTTCAGGACCATCCATCACAACAACCCGCGCCCTCCTCCCACTCCGGCCAATCAGAAGCAGACCGGGGCTGGGCCTAAAGAGCACAACACCCCACCGGTGAAGGCGGAGCCCGTCGATGACAAGATGGAGGAGGCGGAGTcggagagcgagagcgagaaggaggaggtgaaggagagacagTCGTCCCCGAGGGTGAGACACGGATTCAAACTGAAACTTTATTCGCTCGTTTTGTGGACAGACGCTGCTGTCAGTCCAGCGGCGTCTGTCTTAGAGGCGGTTTGCAGATCAGCAGACTGACTGAACCACCATCAGATAGTTCTGATGGATAACTTTGATCCTGGTGTTTGATCGTGATACGACATCTGATCGATCCTGTGGACAACAAAGGTTCAGGTCAGAAAAGATGGATCACAGATGACACATGGAGGACAGCTCAGGAATGGAGGACAGCTCAGGAATGGAGGACAGCTCAGGAATGGAGGACAGCTCAGATGCTTCTTCACAAACAGAGTTTTCTGCTGTCTTCATACTCAGTTACTGAGGGCTGTGGATGTTTGGGTGCTGTGGCTGAGATGAACTTGGGCTCAGCAGCAGAACCAGGAACTGGAACTAACACCTGGAACCACAGTTAAAACACGGTGACAGATCCTCTCGTATCCTCTGAAGCCCGATCAAACAGTTCTTCTGGTTGTTTGGAGCCTCTCAGTTCCTGGTTCAGCTCCTGGTTCAGCTCCAGATTCAGCTCCAGATTCAGCTCCTGGTTCAGCTCCTGGTTCAGCTCCTGGTTCAGCTCCTGGTTCAGCTTCTGGGAAGATGAATGTCTGTCTGGTTCACTGCTGAAGGAGAATACTGAAGCACAAGATGAGTGCTGACGTTTCTCTCCACCGTCAGTGTCCTCAGTCACGAGGAGACAGCGGGCCTCCTGCAGTCTACTGAGTTCTTAAACATCATGTAAACCTGGTTTCTGTAAGGGGGGGTCAGGGAGTAGAGAAACCTGAAGATAACAGGGTTTCAATCAGCTGTCGAGTGTCAGAGCAGCTGGATGACagagatcatcatcatcatcatcactgtcacaaAGTCACtcagtctgtcctcctgtctgtctgtcctccctccctcctgtttgtcctcctgtctgtctgtctgtcctccctccctcctgtttgtcctcctgtctgtctgtcccccctccctccctcctgtttgtcctcctgtctgtctgtcccccctccctccctcctgtctgtcctccctccctcctgtttgtcctcctgtctgtctgtctgtctgtctgtgtttcaggggaggaggaggtgtgtggCGAGTCAGGTGAAGACGGACAGAGAGTCGCCCTCCGGaccagagaaaagaggaggagacaacactgaggagcagagagagatgaggagacgCAGCAACAGAAGAATGGACGACTCAGAGAAAGgctctgaggaagaggaggaggaggatgatgatgaagacgaggaggaggtggagaggaggagaggagacaggtgagagTGAGTTTGAGGTGCAGACTGATGGATCAGACTCTctgctgttagcatgttagcatgaacAACAGCAGGATGTCAGGGTGTCTAAACCAGCAGCTTAGCCAAACTGGTGGCTAAGCTAGCAGCTGTTACCTGGTGGCTAAGCTAGCAGCTGTAGAGCACGACGCTGCAGCCAGGATGGTTGTGATTGGTTCAAAGTAATACACGTCAGATAGCAGGCTgatgatggctgcagcacacCTTTCTCCAGATGACGTAATGAGGATCCTTTACTTCAAAAGTACACATGTCACAGTATGAAAGTACTGTTAAAAGATCTGCATTCCACATTTTACTtacactgcagtaaaagtattatCAGAAGCCCTGCCCCTACAGGAAGTTCCTCTGAGCGTTAGTTTCATTATGTTGTGTTATTAGTGGATCATCAGCGCTGATGACATCAATCATGACAATaagataaatatttaaatgtgcagGTTGATGCCTGACAAAGCCTGCACCTGAGAGACTCGACTCAGGGCAAAAACCTGTTCCAGCACTGAAGATCGATCTtaatgtgtgtctctgtgtgtctctgtctttgtctctgtgtgtgtgtgtctctgtgtcaggAGTGAGGGTGAGGAGGACGAAGACTCTCTGACAGGGACGAAGGTGAGGGTGAAGTACGGCAGAGGAAAGACTCAGAAGATCTACGAGGCTCACATCAAGAAGACGGACGTGGACAACGGAGAACAGTTCTACCTGGTCCACTACTACGGCTGGAACGTCAGGTGAGCTGCCGTCTGAACGTTTGACGCCGCGGGTCGTGTCGGAGGCAGAGTCTGTCCTCACACAGGTGCGTCTCATCAACAGGTACGACGAGTGGGTGAAGGCCGACCGGATCATCTGGCCGGTGGAGAAAGGAAcgaagaagagacagaggaagaaggtgaAGGTGAGTCCGGTGTGGTCACGTGACCTGCTGAAGGCCTCGAGTGATGATGCTGAGAAAGGTTTCGCATGCTGGACTGAAGTcctgtgatgtcacttcctcttGGCTGTCTGACCAGAGCCTGACAAACTCCACTGTCCAATCagctgcagggagacagagggtgGGTGTGGTTAGTTTGAGTGACGGACAGGATTTCTCTGATGTCATCACCTGCAGTGCTTTGAAGGTGTTCCATCCGTGATGGCGAGCGAGCAGTCGTCTTCGCCTTCGCTGCAGGTCGGTGGGTCGTCGTAGATCtcaggagagacaggaaacGTGTCACGTCAcctgtgtgcacgtgtgcgtcCTCGTGTCTGCGCACGAGTCACAAATGAGGTCGTAAACCTGTGAAAGTTTATAAAacgctgtctctgtctccataGAACAAAGACAAGGACGAGCCGGAGAAGGAGCGGGACAAAGACGAAGAGAAGACGCCGCTGATGGCAGCGAAACCTACAGGAGCGAAGCGCGGCCGTCCTCAGATCAGGACCACGCCCACCGGCACAGCAGGACGCAGCGTCTCTAAAACACCCAGCAACGAGGGACGGTCCAATGGCAagagcagcaggacagagacGGCATCCAATATGGCCAACGGAGACAGTAAGAGACACTGAGCACGCTCAGACCTGAATCAGCTGATCAGTTCTCAGTCTGTGACTCACCTGTCCAGTTTTTGATATTCAGGTGAGGTTGTTTGACGTGTCTGTCACTTCACTGAGACGTGTCCTCTCCGCAGACACTCCTCGCAGAAGAACCCGGAGAACGTCGGGCATGTACGACTCAGACAGAGCGTCCAACGGTGAGAACCagtccacttcctgttcctgtttcctgtttcctgtcattaaTCCAGTTCAATTAATCAAGTGTtgctctgtctccctgcagaAGAGTCGGGGAACTCGTCGGAGGACAGCGAATCAGAAGACCCACCCGACAAAAAGCCGTCACCCTGGCGAGGGAGGAGTGAAGCCCCGCCctgccaggaggaggaggaggaagaggaagaggaagaggaggaggaggaggtgaaggaggaggcggaggcGAGTGAGGTGGCAGATGTCACAACGACTGCTAATGATAACGCTGTTGGCACGGCAACAGCAGGACAGCTGCCCGCCGCCACTGCACCGCCGTGTCCCAGCATGCCTCAGGAGAAAGCTGACAAACTCCTGAGCCAATCTgagaaggaggcagagcagggggAGGAGCCTGCAGTGGAAGCCGCCATGCTGCCCGTTCACTCGGACAAGGAAACCAAAATGTCGCCGCAGGACCGAGCGGCAAAGACGGCGTCCGtccaagagaaaaacaagacgTCCCCCAGACAGGAAGTGCTCGCTAAGATGTCCCCCAGCAGGACTGAGGTGTCCTCCCCCCAGCCTTCccctgctgaggaggaggacagcaggtCTCTTTCCTCCCCCAGGGTCAAAGGTCGGCGGGCCAACCTCAGGGAGACGGGCTCTGAAACTCCTCCCAGAatccccctctgctctcccgCCCCCGCTGCCAGCCCCTCCCACACGGCGCCGCTGTCGTCTCCTCCTCGCAGCGTCCTGAAGAGACAGGACGAGCCCATGGTGGTCCTCCACTGCCTCCCCACCCAGCACCTCCCCCCCGAGTCTCTCACCGCTGATTCGGACACGGACTCcgccacagaggaggaggaggaggaagaggaggaagaggaggaggaggagaggagcagctctgtgctgaaaCGGAAGGCAGCGGAGCAACGAGAAGCAGATAAGAAGCTCCGACCtgacaggaggcaggaggaggccGCTTCCCCCAAAACGCCCCCCGCCCTGCCCAAGATGGCCGCCGGAGCGTCGCCCAAAACGCTTCCCCTGTCTGTGTGCCGGGGGGAGTCAGACAGGAGGAGTGAGGgagtgacagaggcagaggagtggCCCCGCCCAGCTGAGGAGACGCAGAGGGAGTTGTCAGAGGAACGTCTGACGGCCTCGGAGGAGCCAGAGATGCGTGCCGGGACCCCTCCCCCCGCCGCCGAGGCCCCGGGCCCCGCCTCTGCCGAGGAGCTGGAGCCGCAGATCGGCCCCGAGGCGCTGGTCTGCCACGAGGTGGACCTGGACGACCCGGACGAGAAGGAGAaaccctccccctccccctctccagAGCACCTCCTCCTGATGATGAGGGAGCCGCAGCAAGCCCCGCCTCCAAACCTCCTTCACgcctccctgccctccccccaCCTGCCCCAGCCTCAGGTCCGGCCCTTCCTGCCCACCGGCGCCCCCGGCTCCGCCCCCCGCCCCGAGGAGCTCCACCCAGCCGGGAGCGCCgccgaggaggagaggggagcggCGAGGGGGGAACAGGAGGGAGACTCCAGCCCCGGGTTTGATGgcagcgcctcctcctccacctccctgctgtCGCTGCAGGAGACCAAGGACAGAGGTGAGACCGCAGGTGTGTCATGTGACCGCCTGACGAGCTTAATGTGGTCTGACCGAAACTAACCAATCAGCTGCTTGATaacctgtgacctttgaccccacaGGTCAGAAGAGGGTGATGGACTGTAACTCGAGCCCGACGGCCAAGAAACAGAAACGCAACCAGAAACGACCGCACACACCTGGGAAGGTCGAGAAGAacggtgcaggtgtgtgtgtgtgtgtgtgtgtgtgtgtgtgtgtgtgtgtgtgtgtgtgtgtgtgtgcttgtgcgtgtgcgtgtgtgtgtgcgtgtgtgtgtgcgtgtgcgtgcgcgcgtgcgtgtctctgtgtgtgtgtgtgtgtgtgtgtgtgtgtgtgtgtgtgtgtgtgtgtgtgtgtgttagtcttTAGGTTCAGGTTGTGATTGTGTTTAGTTTATTTCTGTGGTGAAGGTGGAGTTTTTATGGGGGGGGGTgtatgggggtctatggggggTCTATGGGGACCTGCAGTGTTGGTCTGTCCTCTGTCCACTTGTTGTGTTTCCTCAGAGATTGAAGTGTCCTCATGTCTGTCCTCCAGGTCACAGCAGTGACAGCGAGGACCAGtctcgtctgtctctgtctcacaaGGCGCAGAAGTCTCGCTGTCCGGCTCTGTCGTCTCCGTCCTCTCAcggcaaagacaaacagaactTCTCCCCCCGTACGTACAAGTGGACCTTCCAGCTCGGTGAGTACCTCCTCGTGTTTGATCGCGCCGTCATTTCCACCCCTGCGCTCTGTGAGGAGTCACAgttgtccctcctcctcctcttcctcctcctcctcctcctcctcctcagacgaGCTGGACAGCATGTCGAGCACAGAGAGGATCTCCTTCctgcaggagaagctgcaggagatCAGGAAGTACTACATGTCCCTGAAGTCAGAGGTGGCGTCCATCGACCGGCGCAGGAAGAGactaaaaaagaaagagagagaaggtaGGAGATgcaaggcatgctgggaaagcCACGCAGTCCATCACAtgttacatttattattaacttTCGTCCAATCAGAATAAAGCTCCAGAGAACTGAGAATCCTGTTTTAAAGTTCtcttcagtatcacagtgatCCGGTCTGCGTCCACGAGTCcgctgctaacaggagctgctgcgTTAATCATCCTGTTGCAACAACatcgattaatcgattaacTGATCGATCGAGCGTTCCGGCTGCTCAAATGTCAGATCTGATGTTTCTTCATGAACGCGGTGCAGCTGCAGGACTCCAACGTGTTCAGTGTGACATCGCACTTACGATTAGAAACGTAGCACAAAAAGTAAGAAAAGTGTGTTTGGTCGATTATTTCTGTGTTGGAAAGTCTGTTCACTTTTTAATGGAGCCACATTCGCACAGCAACCaccaacagaagaagagaagttATTGATCAGTTAATTGATGAGTTTTCATTGGATTTCATTGATTGGAAATcaggtgtgtctctgtgtccttCAGTGTCCAACACGACGGCGTCCACCTCGTCGGGCTCCTCGGACACAGGTATGAGTCCGTCCTCGGCCTCGCCCACTCAGAACACCGTCGCCGTGGAGTGCAGGTGATGACACGCCCATCCAGGCCCCATCCGCTCGTGCGTCACGACCTCCAGATCGGTCCCGCCCCCTTCCGACCGCAGACTCCGCCCAAACCGTCGGCTCGGAGTGCGTGATGGGAAAAAACTTCCCTGCGGGTTGGAGTCGTAGCTCCCACTGATGCGGTGGCTGATGGGAGGGGGCACTACCACCTGACCTTAGCCCCGCCCACTCACCTATGAACTGATTTCCTGTTTGAgaaaaaagagactgaaaaatCAGCCATCTGTTGAGCTGCCGCAGagtctttccttcttttcctccttctatctcctcatttcaaaataaagtgacaGGTAATTTTTAAGGGAtggggggtcagaggtcaccggTTTAGTGAATTTCCTTTAAGGTcgaacaggaacaggaagcagattCCTGAAGCAGCACAGCTCGTTATGCAaagtttttctgtcattttcattaattcagatttttttttttttttaattaaagaagtttcctgacttcctgctgtgagtgtttttggcCTTTTATATGGAAtcagagcttttattttggtaaaaactaaaaaaaaaaacccaaaaagtTTGGTGTCACAGCGGGAGAAAGATGAAATGTTTGTGGAGGTGAACACTTTGGTTTAAAATAATCAGTTATATTTATTCAGTTCGTGACCGCAGAAGATTTTTAATGTTCGTATGGAGGATCGTTGCTGCCAGAAGAGACGAGCGTACTGATGAAAAACTCACGGCTCTTCAAAGTGATCAGAAACTAAATTTACTGATCTGCAcatctgatcattttcatttagaACTTAATGTCTAATTTTGAATCAGTGAGTTGAAATTATAAGTTCTGTTAAATAAATTGGATTGACTTTGTGACTCAAAGagaatttaattttaaagtttaaagtttggTTTCTCAGTTTTGACGTACtgtgatttaatttgtttggaatAATGATTTTGACTTTATCgtcagttttcttcttctctggctGATTTGATCTTCCATACGTTCGCTCCCGGAGGACCTCTGCcgctccacttcctgttcctccctgattcttcttctgtggtttccTCTATGTGTGGCTGCGACAGACGGCTGTTTTCAGCTCCggaacatttctttgttttgtacaTAAAAGTTCtgagtaaagaaaataaaaccacgCCATGTATTTGAGAACTACATTTTACACGCCTGTAAAGAATGATTTCTAATATTTTTTAAGAGAagactgtttgtactgttgTATTCTGAACCCCCGCTCGTTTTTTTTCTATGTGGCGTTTTATTAGCgacactgtaaataaacacacacttcctcctgACAACAGAAGCCATGTTGGACAATAAACAGCTCTCTGTTTctaataaagtttttaaataCGTCTCTGTGAGTCCTGATCCTCCTCCCAGACTGAGACCAGCTCATACTGAGACCAACGGGAACGATGCGTTCAGGTGCTCAGTGTTAAATGTTGAGGTTGATGGTGCTCATGTCTGCTGTAGACgctgtttagcttagcataaagactggaaactcCAGGAAATCACTGCTGGCCACAGAAGCGTCCTGTTCCATTTGCTGGTTTTTGTGTCGATGaagggttagggggttagggtaGCCCCCTAACCCCCTAACAGCACCATCAGACGAG
Coding sequences:
- the arid4a gene encoding AT-rich interactive domain-containing protein 4A isoform X1; translation: MKAADEPAYLTVGTDVSAKYRGAFCEAKIKTVKRMVKVKVTLKGESTSQVVQDDQIKGPLRVGSTVEVKTNEGLSSEAVISKLTDASLYTVVFDDGDEKTLRRTSLCLKGERHFAESETLDQLPLTNPEHFGTPVIGKKSNRGGRRSSQAVADEENESSSSEEEEEDRRRLNDELLGKVCSIENEEEPGNWYLALVVSPSCNDELLVKKDQCLVRTFSDSKFYTVARRHVHVVGSIGTAKSEFSNRRGFEAALMFLRSREVPDVWKMDMSQILDSSSSDDDEDDEEEKESDEDEEDEDEKKKKKHIKEEPEEELDPEERDHFLQQLYKFMEDRGTPINKPPVLGYKDLNLFKLFRLVYHLGGCHKIESGTVWKQVYMDLGIPVLNSAASYNVKTAYRKYLYGFEEYCRSASITFRTIHHNNPRPPPTPANQKQTGAGPKEHNTPPVKAEPVDDKMEEAESESESEKEEVKERQSSPRGRRRCVASQVKTDRESPSGPEKRGGDNTEEQREMRRRSNRRMDDSEKGSEEEEEEDDDEDEEEVERRRGDRSEGEEDEDSLTGTKVRVKYGRGKTQKIYEAHIKKTDVDNGEQFYLVHYYGWNVRYDEWVKADRIIWPVEKGTKKRQRKKVKCFEGVPSVMASEQSSSPSLQNKDKDEPEKERDKDEEKTPLMAAKPTGAKRGRPQIRTTPTGTAGRSVSKTPSNEGRSNGKSSRTETASNMANGDNTPRRRTRRTSGMYDSDRASNEESGNSSEDSESEDPPDKKPSPWRGRSEAPPCQEEEEEEEEEEEEEEVKEEAEASEVADVTTTANDNAVGTATAGQLPAATAPPCPSMPQEKADKLLSQSEKEAEQGEEPAVEAAMLPVHSDKETKMSPQDRAAKTASVQEKNKTSPRQEVLAKMSPSRTEVSSPQPSPAEEEDSRSLSSPRVKGRRANLRETGSETPPRIPLCSPAPAASPSHTAPLSSPPRSVLKRQDEPMVVLHCLPTQHLPPESLTADSDTDSATEEEEEEEEEEEEEERSSSVLKRKAAEQREADKKLRPDRRQEEAASPKTPPALPKMAAGASPKTLPLSVCRGESDRRSEGVTEAEEWPRPAEETQRELSEERLTASEEPEMRAGTPPPAAEAPGPASAEELEPQIGPEALVCHEVDLDDPDEKEKPSPSPSPEHLLLMMREPQQAPPPNLLHASLPSPHLPQPQVRPFLPTGAPGSAPRPEELHPAGSAAEEERGAARGEQEGDSSPGFDGSASSSTSLLSLQETKDRGQKRVMDCNSSPTAKKQKRNQKRPHTPGKVEKNGAGHSSDSEDQSRLSLSHKAQKSRCPALSSPSSHGKDKQNFSPRTYKWTFQLDELDSMSSTERISFLQEKLQEIRKYYMSLKSEVASIDRRRKRLKKKEREVSNTTASTSSGSSDTGMSPSSASPTQNTVAVECR
- the arid4a gene encoding AT-rich interactive domain-containing protein 4A isoform X2, encoding MKAADEPAYLTVGTDVSAKYRGAFCEAKIKTVKRMVKVKVTLKGESTSQVVQDDQIKGPLRVGSTVEVKTNEGLSSEAVISKLTDASLYTVVFDDGDEKTLRRTSLCLKGERHFAESETLDQLPLTNPEHFGTPVIGKKSNRGGRRSSQAVADEENESSSSEEEEEDRRRLNDELLGKVCSIENEEEPGNWYLALVVSPSCNDELLVKKDQCLVRTFSDSKFYTVARRHVHVVGSIGTAKSEFSNRRGFEAALMFLRSREVPDVWKMDMSQILDSSSSDDDEDDEEEKESDEDEEDEDEKKKKKHIKEEPEEELDPEERDHFLQQLYKFMEDRGTPINKPPVLGYKDLNLFKLFRLVYHLGGCHKIESGTVWKQVYMDLGIPVLNSAASYNVKTAYRKYLYGFEEYCRSASITFRTIHHNNPRPPPTPANQKQTGAGPKEHNTPPVKAEPVDDKMEEAESESESEKEEVKERQSSPRGRRRCVASQVKTDRESPSGPEKRGGDNTEEQREMRRRSNRRMDDSEKGSEEEEEEDDDEDEEEVERRRGDRSEGEEDEDSLTGTKVRVKYGRGKTQKIYEAHIKKTDVDNGEQFYLVHYYGWNVRYDEWVKADRIIWPVEKGTKKRQRKKVKNKDKDEPEKERDKDEEKTPLMAAKPTGAKRGRPQIRTTPTGTAGRSVSKTPSNEGRSNGKSSRTETASNMANGDNTPRRRTRRTSGMYDSDRASNEESGNSSEDSESEDPPDKKPSPWRGRSEAPPCQEEEEEEEEEEEEEEVKEEAEASEVADVTTTANDNAVGTATAGQLPAATAPPCPSMPQEKADKLLSQSEKEAEQGEEPAVEAAMLPVHSDKETKMSPQDRAAKTASVQEKNKTSPRQEVLAKMSPSRTEVSSPQPSPAEEEDSRSLSSPRVKGRRANLRETGSETPPRIPLCSPAPAASPSHTAPLSSPPRSVLKRQDEPMVVLHCLPTQHLPPESLTADSDTDSATEEEEEEEEEEEEEERSSSVLKRKAAEQREADKKLRPDRRQEEAASPKTPPALPKMAAGASPKTLPLSVCRGESDRRSEGVTEAEEWPRPAEETQRELSEERLTASEEPEMRAGTPPPAAEAPGPASAEELEPQIGPEALVCHEVDLDDPDEKEKPSPSPSPEHLLLMMREPQQAPPPNLLHASLPSPHLPQPQVRPFLPTGAPGSAPRPEELHPAGSAAEEERGAARGEQEGDSSPGFDGSASSSTSLLSLQETKDRGQKRVMDCNSSPTAKKQKRNQKRPHTPGKVEKNGAGHSSDSEDQSRLSLSHKAQKSRCPALSSPSSHGKDKQNFSPRTYKWTFQLDELDSMSSTERISFLQEKLQEIRKYYMSLKSEVASIDRRRKRLKKKEREVSNTTASTSSGSSDTGMSPSSASPTQNTVAVECR